The Populus alba chromosome 6, ASM523922v2, whole genome shotgun sequence genome contains a region encoding:
- the LOC118052890 gene encoding uncharacterized protein, with translation MAALRWLVHSACHVFGYPNEDNNMQSRNKVVGCPNEHADGVMIKSSRLEMNPCTGFQMPLHYPRYTKADYEKMEEWKVDMLLREYGISFKGSLEEKRAYAMGAFLWPDQY, from the coding sequence ATGGCGGCTTTGAGATGGCTTGTTCACTCAGCATGTCATGTCTTCGGGTACCCTAACGAAGACAATAACATGCAGTCACGTAACAAGGTTGTAGGGTGCCCTAATGAGCATGCAGATGGAGTCATGATCAAGAGTTCAAGGCTGGAAATGAATCCTTGCACAGGATTCCAAATGCCTCTTCATTACCCTCGTTACACAAAGGCTGACTATGAGAAGATGGAGGAGTGGAAGGTGGACATGTTGCTTAGAGAATACGGGATAAGTTTCAAGGGCAGTCTTGAAGAGAAGAGGGCATATGCGATGGGTGCATTCTTGTGGCCTGATcaatactaa
- the LOC118052891 gene encoding microtubule-associated protein 70-5: protein MVGYGNEEQVLGGVGSEDLSLSHPDPIVLELNRLQNLLKEKGRELGAAQGEIKALRATEALKDKAIEEFRNGIGKLEEKLGVMENLVESKNLEIKKITNEKKDALAAQYAAEATLRRVHANQKDDDSPPIESVIAPLEAEIKMYKNEIAALQEDKKAMERLTKSKESALLEAEGILRSALERALIVEEVQNQNYELKRQIEICQEENRILEKTNRQKVLEVEKLSQTIHELEEAILAAGAAANTIRDYRRQISELNEEKRILERELARARVSANRVATVVANEWKGENDKVMPVKQWLEERRLLQAEMQRLKDKLAISERTANAEAQLKEKLKLRLKTLEEGLQHVSSFSVNPNASCGSPKPGKTSNILGFLTSNGGTRKRSASQPRGSTISGSSPFQQPNIETENANAAGIHNRADSFKKKSGSGENLLRKGMWVSRSKVVDSGGKENAEVKTNTDSYIDKHKNNDTTSSAETKNKVGGNEDLQNKGGTISSSEDVVSGFLYDRLQKEVINLRKYCETKESNLNAKDQEIQMLMKKVDALTKSIEVESRKVKREAAAREKEAVSAKPNKPKRFGV, encoded by the exons ATGGTGGGGTATGGTAATGAAGAACAAGTTCTTGGAGGAGTAGGAAGTGAAGATCTCTCCCTTTCTCACCCTGACCCTATTGTCTTAGAGCTCAACCGATTACAGAACCTTCTCAAAG AGAAAGGAAGAGAGCTGGGGGCTGCACAAGGAGAAATTAAGGCTTTGAGGGCAACTGAAGCTTTGAAGGATAAGGCTATCGAAGAG TTCAGGAATGGAATTGGTAAACTGGAAGAAAAACTTGGTGTCATGGAAAATCTTGTAGAGAGCAAG AATCTTGAAATCAAGAAGataacaaatgaaaagaaagatgcATTAGCAGCACAGTATGCTGCGGAAGCAACTCTTAGAAGGGTCCATGCAAATCAGAAGGATGATGATTCTCCTCCTATTGAGTCGGTCATTGCTCCTCTTGAGGCAGAgattaaaatgtataaaaatgaG ATTGCAGCACTGCAGGAGGATAAGAAGGCAATGGAGCGTCTTACCAAGTCAAAAGAATCAGCTCTGCTTGAAGCAGAGGGAATCTTGCGAAGTGCTCTAGAAAGGGCTTTAATAGTCGAGGAGGTTCAGAACCAAAACTATGAGTTGAAGAGACAGATTGAAATCTGCCAG GAGGAGAACAGAATTCTAGAGAAGACGAATCGCCAAAAAGTTTTGGAGGTTGAAAAGCTTAGCCAGACCATTCATGAACTTGAGGAGGCAATTCTAGCAGCTGGAGCTGCGGCCAATACTATCCGTGACTATCGGAGACAGATTTCTGAGCTAAAT GAGGAGAAGAGGATTCTGGAGAGGGAGCTAGCCAGAGCCAGAGTTTCAGCAAACCGAGTTGCAACTGTGGTGGCTAACGAGTGGAAGGGTGAAAATGACAAGGTCATGCCTGTCAAGCAATGGCTTGAAGAGAGAAGGCTGCTGCAG GCGGAGATGCAAAGATTAAAAGATAAGCTAGCTATATCAGAGAGAACAGCTAATGCAGAAGCACAGCTGAAG GAAAAATTGAAGCTGAGGCTAAAGACATTGGAAGAGGGCTTACAGCATGTATCGAGTTTCTCTGTGAACCCTAATGCATCCTGTGGATCCCCTAAACCAGGAAAAACCAGTAATATACTAGGATTTTTAACAAGCAATGGAGGAACTAGAAAGAGGTCTGCATCACAGCCAAGGGGTTCCACCATCAGTGGAAGTTCTCCTTTCCAGCAGCCAAATATTGAAACTGAAAATGCCAATGCTGCTGGAATCCATAATCGAGCTGATAGCTTCAAGAAGAAGAGTGGTTCTGGAGAAAACTTGTTGAGGAAAGGTATGTGGGTGTCTAGAAGTAAAGTTGTTGATAGCGGAGGAAAGGAAAATGCAGAAGTGAAGACAAACACAGATTCGTATATCGACAAACACAAGAACAATGATACAACAAGTTCAGCAGAAACGAAGAACAAAGTTGGTGGAAATGAAGATTTGCAAAACAAGGGAGGTACCATTTCTTCGAGCGAGGATGTTGTTTCAGGATTCCTATATGATAGGCTTCAAAAAGAGGTCATAAATCTAAGAAAATATTGTGAGACTAAAGAAAGTAATTTGAATGCTAAAGATCAAGAAATTCAG ATGCTCATGAAGAAGGTTGATGCCCTAACAAAATCCATTGAAGTAGAGTCCAGGAAAGTGAAGAGAGAAGCGGCTGCTAGAGAAAAAGAAGCTGTATCAGCAAAACCAAATAAACCAAAAAGATTTGGAGTATAA
- the LOC118052893 gene encoding pentatricopeptide repeat-containing protein At4g16390, chloroplastic codes for MASNLCSSPSSLYKRLCNISSSSSRDSKSRNLNNNFYHSSKINTLSSQSRATSLQITNVSLQDEEIPRQETSKDSNFKEKTGSSSKSYIWVNPESSRASILRKSSYDAKYTSLVNAAKYLNSCSPNKDDVFNVLSELDGKLLEQDAVVILNNMSNPDTALLALKYFQERLKFNREVVVYNVTLKVFRKGRDLDKAEKLFDEMLERGVKPDNFTFSTIISCARLCNLADKAVEWFEKMPSFGLEPDDVTFSTMIDSYGRAGNVEKALSLYDRARTGEWRLDATTFSTLIRIYKVAGNFDGCLNVYEEMKALGVKPNLVTYNILLDAMGRAKRPWQVKKFFQDIIDNGLSPSFVTYAALLHAYGRARYGDDAFKIYKEMKEKGLGLNVVLYNSILAMCADLGHVDKAVEIFEDMKSSGIKPDSWTFSSMITIFSCCGKVSEAENTLNEMFEAGFQPNIFILTSLIQCYGKAQLIDDVVKTFNRIFELIITPDDRFCGCLLNVMTQTPNEELSKLVKCVERANPKLGIVVKLLVEEQDSGGDFKNEATDLFDSISTEVKKAYCNCLIDLCIKLNMLERACELLDLGLTLEIHTNIMSRTSTQWSLNLKSLSPGAAMTALHIWMNDLSKVLEAGEQLPPLLGINTGHGKHKYSEKGLANVFESYLKELNSPFHEAPDKVGWFLTTKVAAESWLESRKSTDAVAA; via the coding sequence ATGGCATCCAACCTCTGCTCTTCACCTTCTTCTCTCTATAAACGGCTCTGCaacatttcttcatcttcttcaagagACTCAAAATCAAGAAACCTAAACAACAACTTCTACCATTCTTCGAAGATAAACACTCTCTCTTCTCAATCAAGAGCAACCTCTCTTCAAATAACCAATGTCTCATTGCAAGACGAAGAAATACCACGACAAGAAACCtcaaaagattcaaactttaagGAAAAAACTGGGTCTTCTTCAAAATCTTACATCTGGGTCAACCCCGAAAGCTCTAGAGCTTCAATTCTCAGAAAAAGTTCCTACGATGCTAAGTATACTTCACTTGTTAATGCAGCTAAGTATCTGAATTCTTGTAGCCCAAATAAAGATGATGTCTTTAATGTTTTGAGTGAACTTGATGGTAAATTGTTAGAGCAAGATGCTGTTGTTATTCTTAATAACATGTCGAATCCGGACACTGCTTTGTTGGCTCTTAAGTATTTTCAGGAGAGGTTGAAGTTTAATAGAGAGGTTGTTGTTTACAATGTGACTTTGAAAGTTTTTAGGAAGGGAAGGGATTTGGATAAGGCCGAGAAGCTGTTTGATGAGATGCTTGAGAGAGGTGTTAAGCCTGATAATTTTACGTTTTCGACAATAATTAGTTGTGCTAGGTTGTGTAATTTAGCTGACAAGGCAGTTGAGTGGTTTGAGAAAATGCCGAGTTTTGGGCTTGAACCTGACGATGTTACCTTTTCGACTATGATTGATTCGTATGGGCGGGCTGGTAATGTTGAAAAGGCATTGAGCTTATATGACCGTGCTAGAACGGGGGAGTGGCGGCTAGATGCAACGACGTTCTCTACATTGATTAGGATTTATAAGGTTGCTGGGAATTTTGATGGGTGTTTGAATGTTTATGAAGAAATGAAGGCTTTAGGTGTTAAGCCAAATTTGGTCACATACAACATTTTGTTAGATGCCATGGGAAGAGCCAAGAGGCCTTGGCAGGTGAAGAAATTCTTTCAGGATATAATTGACAATGGGTTGTCACCAAGTTTTGTGACATATGCAGCTCTTCTGCATGCGTATGGTAGAGCTCGTTATGGAGATGAtgcatttaaaatttacaaggaAATGAAGGAAAAGGGGTTGGGATTGAATGTAGTTCTTTATAATTCCATATTGGCTATGTGTGCTGATCTTGGCCACGTGGATAAAGCTGTTGAGATTTTTGAGGACATGAAGAGTTCTGGAATCAAGCCTGATAGTTGGACTTTCTCATCCATGATTACCATTTTCTCATGCTGTGGGAAAGTGTCTGAGGCAGAGAATACGTTGAATGAGATGTTCGAAGCAGGCTTTCAgcctaatatttttatcttgacaTCACTTATCCAGTGCTATGGAAAAGCCCAACTCATTGATGATGTTGTGAAGACATTTAACcgaatttttgaattgattataACTCCAGATGATCGGTTCTGTGGCTGTCTTCTGAATGTGATGACTCAAACACCAAATGAAGAGCTCAGCAAGCTTGTTAAATGTGTTGAGAGGGCTAATCCGAAGCTTGGTATTGTAGTTAAACTTTTGGTAGAGGAGCAAGACAGTGGGGGGGATTTTAAGAACGAAGCTACTGACCTGTTTGATAGTATTAGCACCGAAGTAAAGAAGGCTTACTGCAATTGCTTAATTGACCTCTGTATCAAGCTTAATATGTTGGAGAGAGCTTGTGAGTTGCTTGACCTTGGATTGACACTTGAAATTCACACCAATATAATGTCCAGAACTTCAACCCAGTGGTCCCTAAATCTAAAGAGTCTCTCCCCCGGGGCAGCTATGACAGCATTACATATTTGGATGAATGACTTGTCCAAGGTACTGGAGGCAGGGGAGCAGCTTCCACCATTGCTTGGAATCAATACTGGGCATGGTAAACACAAGTATTCTGAGAAAGGTTTAGCCAATGTGTTCGAGTCATATTTGAAGGAACTAAATTCTCCATTCCATGAGGCTCCTGATAAGGTTGGCTGGTTCTTAACTACAAAGGTTGCAGCTGAGTCATGGTTGGAATCTAGAAAATCAACTGACGCAGTAGCTGCGTAG